The segment gccgagtccctcttgcaaaacttcaaaataaataccaaggaattatcataccggagacgggtcgttacagctAAGTGATGATATTTTCACCAAGGCAAACACCTTAGGAACTGGTAAAATTGATACGAATTATAGACCAGGAATTGGAAGAGAATCCTTTGAAATTGAACAAGCAAAACAGGAAAACATGACAAATTGTGAAAACTCTGAATCTACTCTACCAGATCTTTTCACATCTGTTAATGAGGAAGATCCAGATGACGAAACAGTTATCAACTGTAGTCCAGATGATACTGCTTTCAGTGTTTCCAAAAAGTCTTTCAAAAGAGTTGTAAATTCTGAAACAAACTCTGCAAGTTCTTTAACTCACCAAATCAAACATACCGATGGAACCACTAAACTCAAAAACTTTTTGAATGGAGAAAATTCCTCTTATGAGGATGGTAGTACTTCTATACCAACTGTTTTTCCTACAATGACTTCATCAATTGTTGGAAAAACTAGTCTGGGACAAAAatactccaagaaacaacaaacaagcaaaaaatccattcaagtcaccaaaaccccacttatcatgccaaacatttttgaaaaccaacCAAAGAAACCAGTTAAACCCTACGTCATACCTCATAAACATGTttccaaacaaaaaccaaaaccttttccaaaaccttttgaaaaccgctttcaagatatcacttttaatcattCAAGGAACTTTAAAAAACCATCACATCAGAAAGTTTcaaaccatcatcatcaaaaagcTTTTCAAAACCGCCCATCACATCCCAGATatgaagaaaacttttcaaacaaaCCTTCACATCTAGGATATCTTTCACCAAATCACAGATCTTATCAACCCACAGGCtttcaaaaacaaatcacatTTTGGGTAAAATTGATAGATCAAATCAAACCTCAACCATTCCATCGTTATAAACTAAACCATTACAATAATGTGAAGTCAAATGATAAAAGAAATTCATTAAGCAAAGCACCCAAAATAAAAACTGACAAACCAGGACCCAttcagatttgggtacctaaacttTCTGTCTGATTGCAGGTACTTAATGCTGGAGAACCCAATGATGAtacatggtatattgatagtggctgctctaAGCATATGACAGGAAACCGGAACTACTTACATGACTTCAAACCTATACAAACCAATCAAGATGTTACCTTCGGCAACAACATGAAAGCAAAAATCAAAGGTTATGGAAACATAACAAATGGTAATTTTACCATAAAGAAAGTTGCCTTCGTCGATGACCtgaaacacaacctcatcagtgtttttCAACTGTGTGATAACAATCTTGAAGTTATTTTCACTAAACAACGAAGTTTGATCATGGACGCCAAAACAAAAGATGTTATAGTTGATTCTGACCGTGCCGGAAATATGTATCCACTTGACATGGATCTTATCTATGGTAAACCCGATATATGTCTGCTATCTAAAGCCCCAACAGatattagttggttatggcaccgtcGCCTTTCCCATCTAAACTTTGGGTACATCAACAAATTAATCGGCAATGATCTTGTTCGAGGGCTACCACTTCTGAAGCTTGATAACGAAACTCTTTGTGCTGCATGTGAAAAAGGAAAACTTTCCAAATCCACTCACAAAAGCATCTCAGAATCTAGTGTATTCGAACCACTAGAGTTGTTGCACATAGACCTTTGTGGCCCTGccaaaaccgaaaccatacaagggaagaagtacattcttgttgtcgttgatggttTCTCACGCTTTACTTGGGTCTTTTTCTTAAGACTAAAATCAGAAgcacctgaagagatgatcaacttcatcaaacaaATCGAGCTGAAGCTGAAACGACATGTTTgaagaatccgaagtgataatggtttagAGTTCAAAACAATACTCTAGATTCATTTCTCAAAGACAAaggaattgaacataacttctcagccccatacactccacaacagaacggtGTTGTCGAAAGAAGGAACCGAATTCTATGTGAAGTTGCAAGATCAATGCTTATCTTCGTTGATCTGCCACAATACTTCTGGGCAGAAGCAATAGCCACAACTTGCTACACTCAAAATCGttccttaatccataaacatcttcataaaacaccatatgaagtcaTTAACAACCGAAAACCAAACATCAAGTTTTTCCATATTTTTGGTTGTCGATGCTTCGTAAAGAACAATAAAGATCACctttcaaaatttgaatcaaGGTCGGACGAAAGAATTTTCCTTGGTTACTCATTTTCTTCAGCTGCTTATGGAGTACTAAACAAACGTACCAGAGTAATTGAAGAAAGTACCGATGTTCATTTCGATGAAGTTTATGTCAGGAAATTGGCTCGTGAACATTTTGGTTCAAAAatgattgaaaatatttttcaaaatccaattCAACAAACACCTTCTCCTGACATAGACATTGAAATCGATCTTGATTTACTTTTTGAACAACCAAAAACTGCTTACAATTCTGAACTTTTAACTACTTTAATTGATCCTACAGGAACACCCAATGAATTTATTCCACAAACAAACCAAAATGATGCAGATCAATTCGAGGGGGAACCACCAACACATACTTCCTCTTTGGAACAAACACCAAATCCTCCTTTAAATACCTAATCTCCAAATAGCCAAAACAACCCCGATGCATCATTTATGGGGGAACCTTCAAACCTATTCCAAGATGAAACTCCTGGAGAAGAACAATGGGATACTGAAACTCCAATTATTATAGCGGAAGAGAATCGCTTAATAAAGTGGACCAGAAATCATCCAACAGACCAAATCATCGGAGATCCCAACTTAGGCATTCAGACTAGAGCCGCATCCACAAATGAATGTTTATTTGGAGCCTTTTTATCCACGACTGAACCCAAAACCATACATTCTGCTATAAAAGATCCAGACTGGGTAAAAGCTATGCAAGAAGAGCTagcagaatttgaaagaaacgacATATGGAATCTTGTTCCTACTCCACCCGATGTTACTGTTATAGGTTCAAGATGGGTATACAGAAACAAGACTGACGATCAAGGAATCATTTGTCGAAACAAGGCACGTCTTGTAGTcaaaggatattcacaacaagaaggaatcgactacgatgaaacatatgctccagTTGCCAGAATTGAAGCAATTCgcatctttcttgcatatgctgcACATAAGAACTTCAAAGTATTCCAAATGGACGTTAAATGTGCATTCCTACACGGAGAGATAGATCGCAAAGTATACAtccaacaaccaccaggtttcgaaGATCCCAAATTTCCCGATCACAGCTTTAAATTGCAGAAAGCTGTCTATGGCTTGAAACAAGCACCCCGAGCTTGGTATGCCACGTTGTCAACCTTTCTCGAAGAATCAGGTTTTAAAAGAGGTTCAATCGATCCAACCCTTTTTCGTAAAATCTTTAATAAACATCTTTtaattgtacaaatatatgttgatgacattattttcggtTCTACTGATGAATCTTTAAGTGTTAAGTTTGCAGATTTAATGAagagcaaatttgaaatgagcatgattggGGAGATGACTACTTTTCTCGGACTTCAAATTAAACAGTCAACTGATggcattttcatcaaccaagagaATTATGTCAAAAACCTACTCACTCGTTTTTCAATGGAAAAATCCAATACCGCAAAAACCCCAATGGCTTTTGGATACAAAATTGATGCATACTTAAATGGCAAACCCGTTGACCAGAAAAGATATCGTGGAATGATTGGATCACTCTTATACCTCATTGCcagcagacctgacatcatgttttctacatGTGTCTGTGCTAGATACCAAGAAAATCCTATGGAATCCCATGTAGTTGCTGTGAAACGCATCTTCAAATACCTTAAAGGCACTCCCAAACTTGGCCTTTGGTATCCAGCTAAATCCGATTTTCAGCTGAACGCTTTCACCGACTTAGACTACGGAGGATGCAAGCTAGATAGGAAGAGTACATCTGGTAGCTGTCAATTCCTAGGAGGTAGACTAGTGAGTTGGacttcaaagaaacagacttgtgtatccacatcaacagcagaagctgaatatgtcgCTACCGCCAGCTGTTGCTCACAAGTCATATGGATGCAAACTCAACTGCATGACTATGGCTTCAAAATCTCACAAATTCCCATATTTTGTGACTCAATCAGTGcaattgccatttctcacaatcccgttcaccattccatgacaaagcacatcgacattcgatatcactttatcaaagacaacattcaaaagggtcatatcgaacTACACTTCATCAACTCCGAAGATCAAATTGTCGATGTCTTCACTAAGGCTCTCGATGAAACGAAGTTTCAATACTTCCTAGGCCGTCTAGGAATGTTAAATCCAGATAACATCCATCCTTaaacttttactttttgtttgtacaaaagtgtttttactttcattcaaaaagaaaattcaaaaacatttgaaaattgttttcttttcaaaaataccaaaaacattgaaaaaaccaATATTTCCAAAAACATTCAGAAAAATGAATcttcaaaaatataataaaagacTTGCCGTAATAAGATTTTACAGAACCTTGTGATTAATCGTCTCTTGACTTAATTTTCAGATGCTTATGCTCGATGAAGATTTTAAGTCATATTGATTCTCAATTGGAGTGAAGGTTCAAATCTCCTACTTTTCATAATGTATATAACTTTATTTCCTTCGAATTTATTTCATTATTGACGATTTTAAACACTCAAGGGACATAAGGTTAGGAGGTTCAGATGAAAACAAAAACCCATGTGAGAATTTGTGCCTCGTCAATCTAAATCATTGTGGAATTCATTTCTTGTGAGCTTAGGTGTGTCGCTATTGCTTATAAGGTATATCCGATTATACCTTGTCACGGTCTCATTTTTGCTTAGATATCAAAATGACCAGGGACGATACATTCATTTCTTACATACTAGACAAACTGTTTTTTATGCCACCAATCCCTACCTAGATATAAGCCAACCAAAAATGAAGTCTTGAGATCCCGTGATCCATCAACAAGAAAAGACGAaacgaaaaggatttcaaccaTCACTTATTAAAGAAAACCAAAGATCTATCCAAATCCAATCGTCAAAGACGAAACAAGATAAAGACAAATCAACAAGAAAGCAAAATCATTCACCAAAGAAataccaaacaaaacaaaaactctACATTTGGTATTTTCAAACAAAGTTTAACCAAATGGTTATTTCaaaacaaacatcaaaagatCCCTTGATCTGTTTTTTAAACCATTTTTCACAAAAAGGGATATCTTAATCCCGCAAGATAGATACTCTCAAAAATCCCAATTTTCTCAAATGTAGCAAATTCTCGATGCTAAAACAAAATATCCTTTTACAACAAATAGATATTGATCAACAAAAAGGATACCATCAAAGAACAAGCTGCAACAACAATGGATTTCCCGGGATATTGTAGCCTTCATCACTGAAGATTCTTAGTTGCAAACTGCACTACGAAAATTGCTAAACACCTCTACATGTATTTCCTGACGGAGAGAGAGTGAACTTTAATGGCATGAATGAAGAAACCCGCTGAGTAATGCCGAAACCAGTCTTATGTGATTGATTATCTAATAATGAGACTAAGTGACCTTTCAGGAAAAGCATAGCTAAACACCTCCAATATGAGTGTGAGTCGTCAGAGAGAGATATCACTCATTTTTAGTGATCATTAACTTGTTCTGCTGCCAGAACAACCAAACACCCAAGTGAAGTGTGAGCTATACCTATGAGCGTTCATCTGAATCGACCTATTAGACCACTTGTCGTCATTAATAATGCTATAAAATCTTAAGAAATttttttagatacatatatggctaccctttgataaccgaacccgagactttgattcggaaacaaatttctgaaaatcttttacataagatatgttaaaccaagtcacaaactttcaaatcAATTGCTATGGTTTTatatatatcttatctattgacaaatcttttatctcGAATCTTCAAAAGTTAAACTGTCCATATGATTATATCATATCTGTCCTTATTTCAGCAATGATCacatagggggaaattgttgaaaaatgttcttatgtaaccttgtatgtgaccatcactgaaataagatgaactgtttttatacaatctaacaaatattatcagttatttcaggttgcatgaatGTGTGATAAAACGGAAAATACGAAAACGCGCGAATGATGAAAACACATATGTGTGACTAAACagtttcaacaatatatatatatatatatatatatatatatatatatatatatatatatatatgtatgtattatatacatatgtatgtattatatatggatatatgtattatatatatatatatatatatatatatatatatatatatatatgttgtatatTGGTTGAATAGTCAAACAAAGaagaagtcaacaaaagtcaaagatGTAGAAGCTAAACCCATTCACACGTTTTTTTGCTCCTACTCTACATCAACTTGCAGCCAACCCTCCAAACACTCAAGTGTACTACAAGATATTTGTTTCTCATATATATACATGTGTATgtagtgtgtgtttgtgttggAGATAATAGAAGAGAGTAAGAGAGATAGATATGATATAGTGAGTTTTCCTTTGTAAAACTACACCCTCTCAATCTTCATCCTTAGAGCTaaatgaagaacaccaagatcaaacaagaagctaagtgaagaacaccaagatcatcaacaatcaaatgaagaacaccatcaaccatcttcatcttcttcattaaaACTAAAGGTTTTTCATCTTCACCACCTTTGTTCATCACATCATACACCACCAAATACTTTCCTTAcatcaaaacaccaaaacacaaCCATGAAACAACCCAAAACCTTCTGCATCAAGATCAACcacaaaacccatcactattcatcatcatcttcatagaAATTCCACCACCTTTACCACCTTATTTTAAACTCCTTCCAACCTCTAAACAAACTTGAAAACATCCTCAAAACACCATAACTCCATTACCCTAGCCAAAAACATCACAAACAAAACTTACCTTCAAATCACAAAAATCCCGAAATTGACTCAGACACGAACACGCCCCGTGTTAAAACCAAGGAAAAATCAACACGCACCGTGTTGCCCTCTGATTGCCTTCTTCATGCTTCTGTACCTCAACACGCCCCGTGTTAAATCCAAGGCTAAATCTGACACGCCCCGTGTCAACATCAGCATCATGAACACGCCCCGTGTTCAGCAATGCTAAATCAACACGCCCCGTGTCAGcatcattcatcaagaaaacccTCCAAAACCCTCCTACACAACCTGTGTCACTTGTGCCTTATCTTACATGACCCGTGTGCATGTTTTTACCCAAAAGTACctcaaatacaaatacataaactCATGTATTTTGTACCCTTTTGTAAACACTTGTTTTACATAAAACCGAGCTTTAAATGAACTTTTTGTTACTTATCCATTGCCGAAttgatctttgaacaaatatcgaccagttgctccaagagtcccaatatcgaccagtccattcaaagaacaaatatcgaccagtcgttccatgagtccagttcagtcaatttattgacgaacctacttgatatatatttatatacttatatactttattataacattatgtcatttaaatatagtcatttatattatttatagctttatgtcatttaaatacattcatttatattatttatagcgttacgtcatttaaatacagtcatttatattattatagctttcagtcatttatagctttcatatttatacttattccgcaattattattctttatatatatctatatcttaTACCTTTAACTTATATATTTGTCACACGGTAACTGGTAACCGAGCCTTTTGTTGTGTtgatcagatttttatatttccaacaatcggtatctgagctgatataaaaggaataatatccaACAGTATGCTTCCTGCCTTATATTATTGTGATTTAATTTTTGATGTGGCGTTGGCTCTTATTTCTTTTCAAATAGATTATGCTTTTGATTTCTATTATGATTTCTGAAACAGAGTCAAAATGGTCATTGGAGAGAAAACAATGGGTGTTTGACAGGGAAGGAAAGGAaatgaaaaacaattttttggctAATATACATATCAGAATGAGCAGTTTTTTGGCTAATATCTATTGGAATGGAATTaagaattccaattctgttggaatggaatgacGAATTTCATTTCTGTTggaatcacagaagttgatgcttgaagaacggaccacaaaattgaaacggacctcattattcttttagaatgtattaatcgttgttagattttgatgtaattattaacaattgttacccgtattatataagaaataatgtatttgttgtttttattcttcaattgattgttcaagaatatgttattctacaagaaatttttaaattcatgattgttcaacaatttttgaatatactcataaacatattctgtcagaatgtccgaattaaaagaattataattcgtaaaatcggatttttaaaattaatagaatctatgatcccttaaaaaatgcaattttcctttattaaatatatattaattgactaaatcaccttgtaattaattaagaagattttttcaattatatttaattcaataatatatattaattacttttcttaaaataagtaaatttgattGACCCATATTTAtgaatacaataacacaataattaatttaacaaaataacctatatatatatatatatatatatatatatatatatatatatatatatatatatatatatatatatatatatatatatatatatatatatatatatatatatatagagagagagagagagagagagagagagagagttaggttcaaatgttttcactatctattgtgtgctggaccaatcattttagttattttaagaaactaattaatgcatattaaatgctgaagatgtaattaatactcattatatcttcaacatgtaatatgcattaattacttttttaaaataactaaaatgattggtccagaatcaatcatacatgcacacaatagatagtgaaacaaaataacctatatatatatatatatatatatatatatatatatatatatatatatatatatatatatatatatatatatatgttcaaatgttttcactatctattgtgtgcctgtataattgattctggaccaatcattttagttattttaaaaaagtaattaatgcttattaaatgctgaatatgtaattaatacctattatatcttgaacatgtaatatgcattaattactttcttaaaataacttaaagtgaatatacccttaagggtatataagtttaggtaccCAAACCCACTATAATACGTCGTTTGgtttatatattcattataatgttcttaaatttcaacccctaacttgatttactttcaagattttcgaaatttcactattatcttcctcttacatcacaTTTTTATGCCGAACGCCTattaggctatatatattatacttgaaaatgaaaattatataaaAGGAAGATAAacgtaaaatttataaaaatcttgaaattaaatcaagttagaagttgaattagaATAACAGTGGATAATTACAATGTGTATATATAATACAAAACGACGTAATAtgatgagtttgggtacctaagcttatatacccttaagggtatattcacttttccctatatatatatatatatatatatatatatatatatatatatatatatatatatatatatatatatatatatatatatatatatatatatatatatatatatatatatatatatatatgcccgtCCCCTCCCCATCCCCGATCCATTACCCGTTAGGACAGGGAATCCTCGATCAGTTCGGTTCCGGTCCTCGTGGATAGTAGGGAATCCCGATCTGTTTGCATCCCTAATGATGCACCTTTTGGGAGGGAAAGAAGATTACATGTGAGGAAACAGGAAGACATCAACGGAACCTTTTGCTGATTAAAGAGAAAGGTGAAGGAGGAAGATTGGGACGGGGAGAGCGGAAACACCATTGTTTCTTCCTATGTTAGTACCATACCAAAAAAATCGCCAGTTCATACCGTAAGGCATATCGACCACCTTTATGATTATTGATTATACCACCGTTTATCACATTGTCGAATAAAAGTGCGACGGATAGTTAGTTAttggtttttaatttattttctgttttataactttcttttactttatttttataatGATAATTAATAATAAACTTTATTAATTACTTTATAACAAAATAATGAAGCGTGTTTATGATTTAAACCTTAAAAGTATATAATTCAAAGGGTAATTCTAAAAATTGAAGGGGTCTAGGTGGAACTATACTACCATAGTACTATAGCCAGAGCGTTACATCGCCTGACGCCGGCCGGATGGCTGCACATcaaatcatgaaaaatatttgCTTTTCCTACTATACTACATTATTACCCTTCGTAGTAATCAATCGAGACCTTTTTTTTAAAGCTTTTCGAAAATCAAGCGAAAATACTTAGTGCCTATGTTTGTTTTTTTGCTCAGAATACGATTGATACTGTATTTACTTTTTCTTGCATATCAAGTCAACAAAATAAATTAGACATGGTGATGAATTTCCAGCAAAAGATTAATTGTATTTACTTTGCTTGCATATCAAATAAGAAGTCAGGCTAAGCTTTTCTCGGTTAGAACCTGAACCGACAAGTACTGGTGATCAATTTCGAGCAACCAGTTTCGCAAGAATGCTACCCTCTGTCTACTAAACTTTCGGAGTTCTTCTACAAGACATACATAACCATCCAAGGGTTTTCCATTATTTTCGGCATTGTATCTTTCATACCCAATTTTTAGCATGTCCTGATCACGATAGGGAAGATTGTCATGAGACTCCCCAGAGCTGGAACATGAATGGTTAAAATACTCCTTGAAAACCCGAAAGCATTCCTTGTTCATCATAACTGGGAAAGGATGATTCATCGCAATCCTTTCATTTGCTCTTTGTAATGGAATTTCTTGAGGTTGTTGAGGGTTTGAGGTGCTTAATTTGTTGGCTTTTGAAGACAATATAAACTTGAAAGTACTGCACTTCCCTAGAGGAAATGGGTGGTCGGCATTCCTACCATCTCCTCTTTTGTTTTTGTAACCTGGATAATCCTTAATCTTGAACTTGACACATTCAAGCAA is part of the Lactuca sativa cultivar Salinas chromosome 7, Lsat_Salinas_v11, whole genome shotgun sequence genome and harbors:
- the LOC111884763 gene encoding heavy metal-associated isoprenylated plant protein 41 is translated as MSMKRISDEDGEEKWAKHYSSNHQILLVGEGDFSFCVSLAMSFGSASNIVASSLDSYDVLIKKYKRAKRNLEILDSFGAQLLHGVDSTKMKLDAYLRMRKFDRIVYNFPHAGFLGKESDHLVIMMHRSLVRGFFRNASGMLRPNGEVHVTHKTACPYYCWNIKELATQYCLTLLECVKFKIKDYPGYKNKRGDGRNADHPFPLGKCSTFKFILSSKANKLSTSNPQQPQEIPLQRANERIAMNHPFPVMMNKECFRVFKEYFNHSCSSSGESHDNLPYRDQDMLKIGYERYNAENNGKPLDGYVCLVEELRKFSRQRVAFLRNWLLEIDHQYLSVQVLTEKSLA
- the LOC128127439 gene encoding uncharacterized protein LOC128127439, with translation MTNCENSESTLPDLFTSVNEEDPDDETVINCSPDDTAFSVSKKSFKRVVNSETNSASSLTHQIKHTDGTTKLKNFLNGENSSYEDGSTSIPTVLNAGEPNDDTWYIDSGCSKHMTGNRNYLHDFKPIQTNQDVTFGNNMKAKIKGYGNITNGNFTIKKVAFVDDLKHNLISVFQLCDNNLEVIFTKQRSLIMDAKTKDVIVDSDRAGNMYPLDMDLIYGKPDICLLSKAPTDISWLWHRRLSHLNFGYINKLIGNDLVRGLPLLKLDNETLCAACEKGKLSKSTHKSISESSNGVVERRNRILCEVARSMLIFVDLPQYFWAEAIATTCYTQNRSLIHKHLHKTPYEVINNRKPNIKFFHIFGCRCFVKNNKDHLSKFESRSDERIFLGYSFSSAAYGVLNKRTRVIEESTDVHFDEVYVRKLAREHFGSKMIENIFQNPIQQTPSPDIDIEIDLDLLFEQPKTAYNSELLTTLIDPTGTPNEFIPQTNQNDADQFEGEPPTHTSSLEQTPNPPLNT